The Litchfieldia alkalitelluris genome has a window encoding:
- a CDS encoding nucleotide pyrophosphohydrolase, translated as MKNIIDKITSFRDERGWKPYHNEKDLALSISLEANELLENFQWKSSEEAIAESRQNIKEEMADVLIYLIQLADQMGVDLEEEVFKKMEKNAIKYPVDKK; from the coding sequence ATGAAAAATATAATAGATAAAATAACAAGTTTCCGAGATGAAAGAGGTTGGAAACCTTACCACAATGAAAAAGATCTTGCTCTTTCAATCTCACTGGAAGCAAACGAACTTTTGGAAAATTTCCAATGGAAAAGCAGTGAAGAAGCTATTGCTGAATCAAGACAGAACATCAAGGAAGAGATGGCTGATGTTTTGATTTATCTTATACAATTAGCAGACCAAATGGGTGTAGATTTAGAAGAGGAAGTTTTTAAAAAGATGGAGAAGAATGCGATAAAATATCCAGTTGATAAGAAGTGA